A single region of the Triticum dicoccoides isolate Atlit2015 ecotype Zavitan chromosome 2B, WEW_v2.0, whole genome shotgun sequence genome encodes:
- the LOC119363043 gene encoding protein SPIRAL1-like 1: MSRGGSAGGGQSSLGYLFGDGEPAKPAAAPAAKPAPAEKPAPAAADVAKQIPAGIPGSRANNYYRADGQNTGNFLTDRPSTKVHAAPGGGSSLGYLFGGK; this comes from the exons ATGAGTCGTGGCGGGAGTGCTGGTGGTGGTCAAAGTTCTCTGGGTTACCTGTTTGGAGATGGCGAGCCTGCAAAGCCTGCTGCAGCACCAGCTGCGAAGCCCGCACCTGCTGAGAAACCAGCACCGGCAGCTGCTGATGTAGCCAAGCAGATTCCAGCTGGCATTCCAGGTAGCCGGGCGAACAACTATTACCGTGCAGATGGCCAGAACACGGGCAACTTCCTTACG GACCGTCCTTCAACCAAGGTTCATGCTGCTCCTGGCGGTGGCTCGTCCCTGGGCTACTTGTTTGGCGGAAAGTGA